The Glycine soja cultivar W05 chromosome 8, ASM419377v2, whole genome shotgun sequence genome has a window encoding:
- the LOC114422152 gene encoding pentatricopeptide repeat-containing protein At1g73710, translating to MFATSLPLKPSSSSSSPFLTNTTLFPKPLSLPFTPLHHPPRVPPPLFSLHSNTLPLPPNRKKKKKKPYGGALPSLLRTLSTAADLETALSTLPSPLSPKEITVLLKEQSTWQRAARIFEWFKSQTWYTPNAIHYNVVLRALGKAQQWDQLRLCWLDMAKNGVLPTNNTYSMLVDVYGKAGLVQEALLWIRHMRVRGFFPDEVTMCTVVKVLKDVGDFDRAHRFYKGWCEGKVELNDLELEDSLGINNSSNGSASMGISFKQFLSTELFKIGGRAPVSGEARSTNSSSLNGPQKPRLSNTYNVLIDLYGKAGRLSEAAEVFAEMLKAGVAVDVWTFNTMIFVCGSQGDLAEAEALLGMMEEKGVAPDTKTFNIFLSLYAEARDIGAAVLCYKRIREAGLCPDEVTYRALLGVLCRKNMVREVEDLIDEMERAFVSVDEHCVPGIVEMYVGEGDVDKAFDLLKKFQVNGEMSSNIRAAIMDVFAEKGLWEEAEDVFYRGRNLAGRKRDVLECNVMIKAYGKAKLYDKAISLFKGMKNHGTWPNESTYNSLVQMLSGADLVDQAMDLVDEMQEVGFKPPCQTFSAVIGCYARLGQLSDAVSVFKEMVRTGVKPNEVVYGSLINGFAEHGSLEEALKYFHMMEESGLSSNLVVLTSLLKSYCKVGNLEGAKAIYERMKNMEGGLDLVACNSMIGLFADLGLVSEAKLAFENLREMGRADAISYATIMYLYKGVGLIDEAIEIAEEMKLSGLLRDCVSYNKVLVCYAANGQFYECGELIHEMISQKLLPNDGTFKVLFTILKKGGIPTEAVAQLESSYQEGKPYARQTTFTALYSLVGMHNLALESAQTFIESEVDLDSSAFNVAIYAYGSAGDINKALNIYMKMRDEHLGPDLVTYIYLVGCYGKAGMVEGVKRIYSQLEYGEIESNESLFKAIIDAYKICNRKDLAELVSQEMKFTFNSKEHSEIESETEYATGSEAEYEVGSEDEYETEYD from the coding sequence ATGTTCGCAACTTCACTCCCTCTAAAaccctcctcttcttcttcttctcccttcCTCACCAACACCACCCTCTTCCCCAAACCCCTCTCTCTTCCCTTCACCCCTCTCCACCACCCGCCACGTGTCCCTCCCCCTCTTTTCTCTCTCCACTCCAACACCCTCCCCCTCCCCccaaacagaaaaaagaaaaagaaaaaaccctACGGCGGCGCCCTCCCCTCCCTCCTCCGCACCCTCTCCACCGCCGCCGACCTGGAAACTGCCCTCTCCACCCTCCCCTCCCCTCTCTCCCCCAAAGAAATCACCGTCCTCCTCAAGGAACAATCCACGTGGCAACGCGCGGCAAGAATCTTCGAATGGTTCAAGTCCCAAACGTGGTACACCCCCAACGCGATTCACTACAACGTCGTCCTCAGGGCCTTAGGAAAAGCCCAGCAATGGGACCAGTTACGCCTCTGCTGGCTCGACATGGCGAAAAACGGAGTCTTGCCCACGAACAACACCTACAGCATGCTGGTCGACGTGTACGGAAAAGCGGGTCTCGTTCAAGAAGCGCTTCTGTGGATTCGCCACATGAGGGTGAGAGGCTTTTTCCCTGACGAGGTTACTATGTGTACTGTTGTTAAGGTGCTGAAGGATGTTGGGGATTTTGATAGGGCTCATAGGTTTTACAAAGGGTGGTGCGAGGGAAAGGTTGAGTTGAATGATCTTGAATTAGAGGATTCTTTAGGGATTAATAATAGTAGTAATGGGTCTGCATCAATGGGGATTAGTTTCAAGCAGtttctctccactgagttgtttAAGATTGGTGGAAGAGCACCGGTTTCTGGTGAGGCGCGTTCAACGAATTCGAGTTCGTTGAATGGACCGCAGAAGCCGCGGCTCTCTAATACTTATAATGTGTTGATTGATTTGTATGGTAAGGCGGGGAGGTTGAGCGAGGCAGCGGAGGTTTTCGCGGAGATGTTGAAGGCCGGCGTGGCGGTGGATGTGTGGACTTTTAAtaccatgatttttgtttgtgggAGTCAAGGTGATTTGGCAGAGGCGGAGGCTTTGCTTGGGATGATGGAGGAGAAAGGCGTGGCACCGGATACCAAgacttttaacatttttctgTCTTTGTATGCTGAAGCCAGGGATATTGGTGCTGCGGTTTTGTGTTACAAGAGGATTAGGGAGGCTGGGTTGTGTCCGGATGAGGTGACTTACCGGGCTCTGCTTGGCGTGTTGTGCAGGAAGAATATGGTTCGAGAGGTGGAGGATTTGATTGATGAAATGGAGAGGGCTTTTGTGTCTGTTGATGAGCATTGTGTTCCTGGTATTGTGGAGATGTATGTTGGTGAGGGGGATGTTGATAAAGCATTTGACTTGCTGAAGAAGTTTCAAGTGAATGGGGAGATGTCATCGAATATTCGTGCTGCGATTATGGATGTTTTTGCTGAGAAAGGACTCTGGGAGGAAGCAGAGGATGTGTTTTACAGGGGAAGGAACTTGGCAGGGCGGAAAAGGGATGTTCTAGAGTGCAATGTCATGATCAAAGCTTATGGCAAAGCAAAACTTTATGACAAGGCTATTTCTCTCTTTAAGGGGATGAAAAATCACGGGACTTGGCCAAACGAAAGCACGTATAATTCCCTTGTTCAAATGTTATCTGGTGCTGATTTAGTGGACCAAGCAATGGACCTCGTGGATGAAATGCAGGAAGTGGGGTTTAAGCCACCTTGTCAAACTTTTTCTGCTGTTATTGGATGTTATGCTCGCCTTGGTCAGCTTTCTGATGCAGTCAGTGTGTTCAAGGAAATGGTAAGAACTGGAGTAAAACCAAATGAGGTAGTGTATGGATCTTTAATAAATGGATTTGCCGAACATGGTAGTCTCGAAGAGGCACTTAAATACTTCCACATGATGGAAGAATCTGGATTATCCTCAAATTTAGTTGTTTTAACATCCCTACTAAAGTCTTATTgtaaggttggaaacttggaagGAGCAAAAGCCATCTATGAGCGGATGAAGAACATGGAAGGGGGTCTTGACTTAGTTGCATGTAATAGTATGATTGGTCTCTTTGCAGATCTTGGCTTGGTATCTGAAGCCAAGTTGGCTTTTGAAAATTTGAGAGAAATGGGCCGGGCTGATGCAATTTCATATGCAACTATCATGTATCTTTACAAGGGTGTCGGCCTGATTGACGAGGCCATTGAGATTGCAGAGGAGATGAAACTGTCAGGTTTACTGAGGGATTGTGTTTCATATAATAAGGTACTGGTGTGTTATGCTGCCAACGGGCAATTCTATGAATGTGGTGAATTAATACATGAGATGATATCTCAGAAGCTGTTGCCAAATGATGGGACTTTTAAAGTGTTATTCACTATATTAAAGAAGGGAGGGATTCCCACTGAGGCAGTGGCACAGTTAGAGTCATCTTACCAGGAGGGGAAACCTTATGCTCGGCAAACAACCTTCACAGCTTTGTACTCTTTAGTTGGTATGCATAATTTGGCACTTGAATCTGCTCAAACATTCATAGAATCTGAGGTCGATCTGGACTCCTCTGCCTTTAATGTGGCAATCTATGCATATGGTTCAGCTGGAGATATCAACAAGGCcttgaatatatatatgaaaatgcgGGATGAACATCTGGGACCTGATCTTGTAACGTATATTTATTTGGTAGGTTGTTATGGAAAGGCTGGCATGGTTGAAGGTGTGAAACGGATATATAGCCAATTAGAATATGGCGAGATTGAGTCGAATGAATCTTTGTTCAAGGCTATTATAGATGCCTATAAAATTTGCAACAGGAAGGATCTTGCCGAGTTAGTTAGCCAAGAGATGAAATTCACATTCAACTCAAAAGAACATTCTGAAATTGAAAGTGAAACTGAATATGCAACTGGAAGTGAAGCTGAATATGAAgttggaagtgaagatgaataTGAAACTGAATATGACTGA
- the LOC114423914 gene encoding glutathione S-transferase 3-like — MSHDEVVLLDAWGSMFGMRAWIALEEKGVKYEHKMEDLNNKSSLLMQMNPIYKQIPVLIHNGKPISESAIIVQYIYEVWNDNKAPILPSDPYERAQARFWVDYIDKKVYPAWNKMWLSKGEEHEAGKKELISVFKQLEETLGDKTFYGGDTFGFVDIALITFYSWFYTFETYGNFEMEGECPKLVAWAKRCIQRETVSKVLPDEKELYDAVVEMKKELDSK; from the exons ATGTCGCACGACGAGGTGGTTCTGTTGGATGCATGGGGAAGCATGTTTGGGATGAGGGCATGGATTGCATTGGAAGAAAAGGGTGTTAAGTATGAACACAAGATGGAGGATCTCAACAACAAGAGCTCTTTGCTTATGCAGATGAACCCTATTTACAAGCAAATTCCAGTTCTCATCCATAATGGCAAACCAATTTCTGAATCTGCAATTATAGTGCAGTACATTTATGAGGTCTGGAATGACAACAAAGCTCCAATCTTGCCCTCTGATCCTTATGAGAGAGCTCAAGCCAGATTCTGGGTAGATTACATTGACAAAAAG GTGTATCCTGCTTGGAATAAAATGTGGCTTTCTAAAGGAGAAGAGCATGAGGCAGGGAAGAAGGAGTTAATCTCCGTCTTTAAGCAACTAGAAGAGACATTGGGTGACAAAACTTTTTATGGAGGTGACACGTTTGGGTTTGTTGATATTGCTCTGATCACTTTCTATAGTTGGTTTTATACTTTTGAGACATATGGCAACTTTGAAATGGAAGGAGAGTGTCCTAAACTCGTGGCTTGGGCTAAGAGATGCATCCAGAGAGAGACTGTGTCCAAAGTTCTTCCTGATGAGAAGGAGTTGTATGATGCAGTTgtggaaatgaagaaggaactTGATTCGAAATAG